From Oryzias melastigma strain HK-1 linkage group LG17, ASM292280v2, whole genome shotgun sequence:
TGAGAAGATGAAGGTGAGTCTCTGAGAAACCAAACCTTTTACTCTCTTagtttaaaccaggggtctgcaacctttaacagtaaaggagccatttgggctcgttttctactcatcaaaacctagaaggagtcaCAGAGTCTTAAGCTTTTAAGAGATTTAGATTTGCTTTCATggcctttttaaataaataaatacatatgaGTTATGTGTTAAACTAACCTtaggaaggttttttttagctagAGAAAGTGGTGCTTGATCAGACACAGTTCCTGTCTGGTAGGATCATGTGGTCTGATTTTAGTGAAACACTTGCTGAGGCTTCTGGTAACTAAACACAAccataaccttttaacactagtttttatttgatttgatttactgtaatcttttcaattttcagcatgatcaatgtaattccagcagattttgaaggagaacagttatacaagttagaaataagtgtaagataacatcgggccattaataacaataaaataaaatgatctgggaggccagatccggcccccgggccttgactttgacacatgttccaAGTAAATCAGTCTTCATCACTGTTTCCCCCTTCAAGGCTCTGAGATTTTCTGcttctcttctgttttttagcAGGGCCAGTTTACCAACCCAGAGACTCCAGGTTATGTTGGATTTGCCAATCTGCCAAACCAGGTTCACCGCAAGTCGGTCAAGAAAGGGTTTGAGTTCACCCTCATGGTTGTGGGTGAGTTTAAACTTCTTTGGTTTCTGAGCTCCTGGCGGGAATCGTCAGCTGATGCAGGCTGCGCGGCGGGAGGGGGGGCAGTCAGTCGACTGTGTGAATTTCAGATCTCGTTTGAAAATGGAAAGGCAGAGAAGCTTCTGCTCTAAAATTAACTGGGGAAGAATGTAAGCAGTGTGGCTGCGGGGCCCATTCACAGGCGAGCAGCGAGCTCCATCCTGACTGTTTGTCTGATCTCTGACCCGGATGTTTCGTCAgcttcttcctgtttcctgATGCTTATTCACACAGGCTTTGACCGAATTCCTTCTCTACTCACTAAATCGtgttttctccctttttagAGCTGTCTGCATCTACAATTACAAAATTGAGTGCCCTGGGAATTTCTCAGAATTCACAATGAAATCCAGTGTGCATCGATTAGGACTGGGTATCAGTTagaatttccagaaactattccatttgattcacaagagcctgaatcttttttttttattctttcaattcttcaattcaattcaattttgagtttacacattatACACGTTaataatgttttgaatatatttatatttatctgatccagttcacatactgtaaatgtatcagtgaaataatgagattgttaatagcatagtgttacatagattctctaaaggagaagttccaACAAAAACTTTCAGATTATTAtctttgtaaacattgttctgcttctcctgaaggatgtttcagtttggccactaggtggcgatcgcactatttttaaatccaatttttaaaactttaaaactgtaactttttaacacaattatgagtaataaaaaaggcaggaattttattccagaataaatcaacttaaaccttaaataactttcaatattttactctccataaatatatattttgtcaagatGATACAacttagaaatgagtgcaagttAAACATTcggccattaaaaacaataaaataaaatgatctggagggccggatagaattagccggagggccggatccggcccctgggccttgactttgacacgtagTTTAGGTCgacagagcgttagcattagtcgtcctatgggaaattccattagactttagctttatgtgctaaatcgattttttgaaaaaatgtgtatttaaatgtgtttttaaataaaccattagTGTTTacttcatcagaacacagtggattcataaatagttgaCGTAAAATGTTTCTATTGATTAGGTTTTCCCcttgtgaaatctgtgatgaCATATtcaccatttttaaaaagttgtgaccatggtgtctgaattgcttttaaaatctagacCTCAAACTCCTCGTAAAATTAGACTCAGCTCGGCCGTGAAAACCGGAAAtgaaactgtaaactgagggctgaaagtgaagattcagaaaaaaacaacaaaaaaagatgaaaattcaaaacagcagctgttactaatggcTAATGgatgcattatttttaaattggtaattttttaaatagttttctgggtgttttaaaaaaaatgcaattttttctgtttttttattccaaattttcaagatttatttcaaaggatcattttttttatttacaatgtcttgttttcaaaatttttaactttttttccgttacaatgtctatttttcaagttttccatctgtgtttttgctcactctaagctgatcctgatttgaccctgTTATAAAGCCTTATGTTGGGCTGATTTCCATCATGTCAGATTCTCTGTTTGAACTTACTAAATCTTGGATTGTAGCATTTTTGAAGAACCACATCCCCGCTGTCTATTTAAGACAGAGCGGTGAAGCTTCCTGTGAAACTCAAAGGGGCGGGGGGTGTCAtagcagctgcagcttctccatctGTCAGGGACAGCTTTAGGGCCGCCGGACGCTGGTTCTGGTCCTCTCTGTCAGCAGTGCTGCATGCAGTGGAGCGGTGTTGTTGTTCACTTCTCAGCGTATCCTGTCAGGGGTTGTCACTGGTGCAAGTACCAGCACAACCCTCaccgagccgcttttctcctttagaatctgctggaattacgttgatcctgttaacagttgaaaagttacagtaaatcaaagaccataaacactggagctccgctgTAAACATAACGAACATAGCATAAGGGTTACAGggttaaagttaaaacatttcctCTGTTTCCTTTTCAGTGACTGATTAGTTCTGTTGTTTGCAGGTGAATCTGGACTCGGGAAATCCACCCTGATCAACAGCCTCTTCCTCACAGACCTTTACCCCGAGAGAGTCATCCCTGGAGCTGCAGGTACACACACACTCGACTCAGACGAGTCCTTCATTCAAACTGACCAAAGAAACAGGAGGAGTTTGTTGGAGAAGGTCATGAACTTCTGGATCTGTCTCCAACAGAGAAGATAGAAAGGACGGTGCAAATCGAGGCGTCGACGGTGGAGATCGAGGAGAGAGGAGTGAAGCTCCGTTTGACGGTGGTGGACACACCAGGATATGGAGATGCCATCAACAGCCAGGACTGGTATGTTCCGAAAGGATTGTGCCGAAGCATGCGGACTTCTTTGGTGCCGTTGATGGACTTGTGATTGCCTGCTTCAGTTTCAGCACCATCATCAGTTACATCGATGACCAGTTCGAGCGTTATCTCCACGATGAAAGCGGCCTGAATCGCAGACACATCGTTGACAACAGAGTTCACTGCTGCTTCTACTTCATTTCCCCTCTCGGCCACGGGTCTGTCCTCACTCACGCTGTTCCATCATGTCAGGAGGCGAGGAACTTCCTAATGTTTTGTCTCCTGTCCGAACAGCCTGAAACCTCTAGACGTCCAGTTCATGAAGGCCATTCATAACAAGGTGAACGTGGTTCCGGTCATTGCTAAGGCCGACACCCTCACCCTCAGAGAGCGGGAGAGGCTGAAGCGCCGGGTGAGGAGCACGGAGTAGATCCACACTGATCCACAGAATGGCTTTGAGGTTTGACGTTTCTCATCTTTTCTTTGTTCAGATTCTGGATGAGATTGATGAGCACGGGATCAAGATCTATCACCTTCCTGATGCTGAgtcagatgaagatgaagactTCAAAGAGCAGACCAGGATCCTCAAGGTGGACCATCTCCACTTTATGAAGCATTCCTTCCTttaggatgtaacgattctttgtgaatctataaaaaagcaaaacttgtcaaagaaacttgaaaaaaatgttaattgttacaaaaatcaaaactcGATTTGTCTTGGCCTGTACctgaatttagaaatgcaggGCAGATACCATTTCTTCCTGTAGCCTCGCTGTGAGTGTGTACGGGGCGCCCGTGAGTGTGTGCACACCACCCCGTCCGCTAAAAACATACACTCACAGGAACACGTGGTCACAAGCGCACACAGTCACAGGCGCGCCCATACACTCACAGGTCCACACATTCAAAGGCACGCTCACAGGTGCTACTGtacactcacaggtgcgcatGCACACACTgtgagccgtgctcttttttatttactccgtttagctctctgtcttttttctctgcaagctgcATGTGAACGGTATTGAATTCAGTTTGATGTAAAGAAAACacacttggccttaaaatacctttaattcactgtgttaagaaaaaaaaatggaaacatattAATAATTGTGGCTTGGCTGAATCGCTAAATCCCTATTCCTTCCTAAACTGCTTCTGCAGCCTTCCATTTATGGTGGTGAAGTGTGGAATTGAAACGACGCTAACGATCATTTGTCCGTTCCAGGCTAGCATCCCCTTCGCAGTGGTTGGTTCCAACCAGCAGATTGAGGCCAAAGGCAAGAAGGTGAGGGGCCGCCTGTACCCGTGGGGGGTGGTGGAGGTGGAGAACCCCGAGCACAACGACTTCCTCAAGCTTCGAACCATGCTGATGTGAGTGTGGGCACATCGATCCTTCCGAGCCTGAAGCCTCTGACATGTTTGGTGGTGTATTAACGTACCTGCTTCTCCTCGCCGGCACAGAACCCACATGCAGGACCTGCAGGAGGTGACCCAGGACCTGCACTATGAGAACTTCCGCTCAGACCGCCTCAAGCGGGGTGGCAGGTTGTCCTCCCATGGTTATGTTCTGCCTCTGTCTCCTGCGTACGTACCTGTCTGCCTGTCAGCTTGCtcttggctcctccccctcacaGAGATCTGTACATTTGGAATATTGAGCTGACGTTTCCCAGACTTCTATTTCATGTTGTTCTGGAATAGGGCTGCCATAAACgacacagacccattcacccattcacacaccggtgatggctccactgctgaacactggaaCCAACCTTACACCAAAGGCAAtttatatatagcattacctgcgataatgctagtgtgaatgctgttagctgaaattGGCTGCTGAATATATGTTAGTGAcaataactgaagatgctgaaattgatagctgaaaatgctgaagcttatagccagctaaaatattagttaattgCCAGATAagcctaaaaacaataaaatcctaaattagccaaaatgtctagcatgcagctgaaatattagctaaactccaaaataacctaaaaaaccttaagaaatgctaaaatagtccaaaaagctagcataatgccactataactttcaactttactgcactggactccatataatttaaagtaatgactaatcgacttttaaattagttgatta
This genomic window contains:
- the sept2 gene encoding septin-2 isoform X1 — translated: MSQAEKMKQGQFTNPETPGYVGFANLPNQVHRKSVKKGFEFTLMVVGESGLGKSTLINSLFLTDLYPERVIPGAAEKIERTVQIEASTVEIEERGVKLRLTVVDTPGYGDAINSQDCFSTIISYIDDQFERYLHDESGLNRRHIVDNRVHCCFYFISPLGHGLKPLDVQFMKAIHNKVNVVPVIAKADTLTLRERERLKRRILDEIDEHGIKIYHLPDAESDEDEDFKEQTRILKASIPFAVVGSNQQIEAKGKKVRGRLYPWGVVEVENPEHNDFLKLRTMLITHMQDLQEVTQDLHYENFRSDRLKRGGRLSSHGYVLPLSPAKAPEPEEMDKDMILQEKEAELRRMQEMIAKMQAQMQKTGDE
- the sept2 gene encoding septin-2 isoform X2; translation: MSQAEKMKQGQFTNPETPGYVGFANLPNQVHRKSVKKGFEFTLMVVGESGLGKSTLINSLFLTDLYPERVIPGAAEKIERTVQIEASTVEIEERGVKLRLTVVDTPGYGDAINSQDCFSTIISYIDDQFERYLHDESGLNRRHIVDNRVHCCFYFISPLGHGLKPLDVQFMKAIHNKVNVVPVIAKADTLTLRERERLKRRILDEIDEHGIKIYHLPDAESDEDEDFKEQTRILKASIPFAVVGSNQQIEAKGKKVRGRLYPWGVVEVENPEHNDFLKLRTMLITHMQDLQEVTQDLHYENFRSDRLKRGGRKAPEPEEMDKDMILQEKEAELRRMQEMIAKMQAQMQKTGDE